In Populus trichocarpa isolate Nisqually-1 chromosome 12, P.trichocarpa_v4.1, whole genome shotgun sequence, a genomic segment contains:
- the LOC112323523 gene encoding uncharacterized protein LOC112323523, which yields MDNKFQEQISQAVKIDMRKGQTCSDIQNTIGAQEKGQGTTGVVQVPVNSEVVANSTGKDPKQLALDKTLGFNPIRQRRHFCTWIVSTSSGPPGWQQTLSALERQKEFSLPSTNSPPSSSLIKIR from the exons ATGGACAACAAATTCCAGGAGCAGATATCTCAGGCAGTAAAAATAGATATGAGGAAAGGTCAAACTTGTTCTGATATCCAAAACACTATAGGTGCTCAAGAAAAAGGCCAAGGCACCACAGGTGTTGTGCAGGTTCCAGTGAACAGTGAAGTTGTGGCCAACAGTACAG GAAAGGATCCTAAGCAACTGGCATTAGACAAAACATTGGGATTTAATCCAATCAGGCAACGTAGACATTTTTGCACCTGGATTGTATCAACAAGCAGCGGGCCACCTGGTTGGCAACAAACACTATCTGCTTTAGAGCGTCAGAAAGAGTTCTCTCTTCCTTCTACAAATTCTCCTCCATCTTCCTCCCTGATCAAG ATTCGTTAA
- the LOC7490083 gene encoding single-stranded DNA-binding protein, mitochondrial isoform X1 — MANSMAVLSRRLYRSLLSSNPKISQLSMPFCTSSSTTTTTTTTNNLSFREEESELDGSDTHSVPNSTTSSSPSSSTTTSEGSSGSRMVQDRPLENGLDAGVYKAILVGQVGQNPLQKKLRSGREITIFSMGTGGIRNNRRPLQNEDPREYANRCAVQWHRVSVYPERLGRVVMQNVLPGSILYVEGNLETKVFTDPITGLVRRIREIAVRQNGRLVFLGKGANDQQASSLELKGLGYY; from the exons atggCAAATTCAATGGCTGTTCTCTCACGCAGGCTTTACCGTTCCCTTCTCTCATCAAACCCAAAAATTTCACAGCTTTCAATGCCCTTTTgcacctcctcctccaccaccaccaccaccaccaccactaacAACCTCTCTTTTCGTGAAGAAGAGTCTGAATTGGACGGCTCAGACACTCACTCAGTCCCCAACTCAACCACCTCAAgttcaccatcatcatcaacaacaacatctGAAGGATCGAGCGGGTCACGAATGGTCCAGGATCGTCCCCTTGAAAATGGCCTTGATGCTGGCGTTTACAAG GCGATATTGGTGGGGCAGGTGGGGCAGAATCCATTgcagaagaagttgaggagTGGGAGGGAGATAACGATTTTCTCAATGGGGACAGGTGGGATTCGCAATAATCGAAGGCCATTGCAGAATGAGGATCCAAGGGAGTATGCAAATAGGTGTGCTGTTCAGTGGCATCGAGTTTCAGTCTACCCAGAGAGATTAGGTCGTGTTGTAATGCAGAATGTTTTGCCCGG TTCAATTCTATATGTGGAGGGGAATCTGGAGACTAAAGTCTTCACTGATCCAATAACTGGTCTTGTACGACGTATAAGAGAAATTGCAGTTCGTCAAAATG GTCGGCTTGTCTTTCTGGGAAAAGGTGCCAATGATCAGCAAGCCAGTTCATTGGAGTTGAAAGGTCTTGGCTATTACTAG
- the LOC7490083 gene encoding uncharacterized protein LOC7490083 isoform X2 produces MANSMAVLSRRLYRSLLSSNPKISQLSMPFCTSSSTTTTTTTTNNLSFREEESELDGSDTHSVPNSTTSSSPSSSTTTSEGSSGSRMVQDRPLENGLDAGVYKAILVGQVGQNPLQKKLRSGREITIFSMGTGGIRNNRRPLQNEDPREYANRCAVQWHRVSVYPERLGRVVMQNVLPGTNRKLKRSERGER; encoded by the exons atggCAAATTCAATGGCTGTTCTCTCACGCAGGCTTTACCGTTCCCTTCTCTCATCAAACCCAAAAATTTCACAGCTTTCAATGCCCTTTTgcacctcctcctccaccaccaccaccaccaccaccactaacAACCTCTCTTTTCGTGAAGAAGAGTCTGAATTGGACGGCTCAGACACTCACTCAGTCCCCAACTCAACCACCTCAAgttcaccatcatcatcaacaacaacatctGAAGGATCGAGCGGGTCACGAATGGTCCAGGATCGTCCCCTTGAAAATGGCCTTGATGCTGGCGTTTACAAG GCGATATTGGTGGGGCAGGTGGGGCAGAATCCATTgcagaagaagttgaggagTGGGAGGGAGATAACGATTTTCTCAATGGGGACAGGTGGGATTCGCAATAATCGAAGGCCATTGCAGAATGAGGATCCAAGGGAGTATGCAAATAGGTGTGCTGTTCAGTGGCATCGAGTTTCAGTCTACCCAGAGAGATTAGGTCGTGTTGTAATGCAGAATGTTTTGCCCGG GACaaatagaaaattgaaaagaagtgAGAGGGGAGAAAGATAA
- the LOC7487083 gene encoding equilibrative nucleotide transporter 1: MGLTSTEPDTESSLLLPTTAATTTTTTTTTNSTISQQKIPKDTFHLAYIIYFTLGLGFLLPWNAFITAVDYFSYIYPDVSVDRIFSVAYMVMGLACLVVIILFYAHKSDAYLRINLGLGLFIVALLVVPVMDAVYIKGRVGLYDGFYVTVGALALSGMADALVQGGLIGAAGELPERYMQAVVAGTAASGVLVSLLRILTKAVYTQDSHGLRKSANLYFAVGIVVMAICLVFYNMAHRLPIMKYYADLKIQAVNEDKEEKGSLTGARWRSTLWEIVCSVQWYGIGIVIIYVVTLSIFPGYITEDVHSEILKDWYSIILITGYNVFDLVGKSLTAVYLLKNAKIAIGGCFVRLLFYPLFFGCLHGPKFFRTEIPVTLLTCLLGLTNGYLTSVLMIHAPKVVPLRQAETAGIVIVLYLVAGLAAGSIVAWFWVI, encoded by the exons ATGGGACTCACCTCCACAGAACCAGACACTGAATCCTCTCTCCTCCTCCCCACCaccgccgccaccaccaccaccaccaccaccaccacaaacaGCACCATCTCCCAACAAAAAATCCCAAAAGACACATTCCACTTAGCCTACATAATCTACTTCACTCTAGGCCTCGGCTTTCTCCTTCCATGGAACGCATTCATCACAGCCGTTGATTACTTCTCTTACATCTACCCAGATGTCTCAGTTGATCGCATATTCTCCGTTGCTTACATGGTCATGGGCCTGGCGTGTCTTGTAGTAATCATCCTTTTTTATGCACATAAATCAGATGCTTATTTGAGAATTAATCTGGGTTTGGGTCTTTTTATTGTGGCTCTTTTGGTTGTTCCTGTTATGGATGCTGTTTATATTAAGGGTCGGGTCGGGTTGTATGATGGTTTTTATGTTACTGTTGGGGCTTTGGCACTTTCGGGTATGGCGGATGCTTTAGTCCAAGGTGGACTTATTGGTGCTGCTGGTGAATTGCCTGAGAGGTATATGCAAGCCGTTGTTGCTGGCACTGCTGCCTCTG GGGTCCTTGTTTCACTTCTAAGAATTTTAACCAAAGCTGTATATACACAAGATTCCCATGGTTTGCGAAAAAGTGCGAACCTCTACTTTGCTGTTGGAATTGTAGTTATGGCCATCTGCCTTGTCTTTTACAACATGGCACATAGACTGCCAATTATGAAGTACTATGCTGACTTGAAAATTCAGGCAGTGAATGAGGACAAAGAGGAGAAAGGTTCCTTGACTGGAGCTCGTTGGCGGTCAACCTTGTGGGAGATTGTTTGCAGTGTCCAATGGTATGGGATTGGAATTGTCATCATCTATGTTGTAACTTTATCGATATTTCCAGGATATATAACGGAGGATGTGCACTCTGAGATTCTCAAGGACTGGTACTCAATCATCCTCATTACTGGCTACAATGTGTTTGACTTGGTTGGCAAGTCTTTGACTGCTGTCTATCTCTTAAAGAATGCAAAGATTGCCATTGGTGGTTGTTTTGTAAGATTGCTGTTTTATCCTCTCTTCTTTGGTTGCTTGCACGGTCCTAAATTCTTTCGAACAGAGATCCCAGTAACATTACTCACATGTCTTTTAGGGCTAACAAATGGCTATTTGACTAGTGTTCTGATGATTCATGCTCCCAAGGTTGTCCCGTTACGGCAGGCAGAGACTGCCGGAATTGTGATAGTGCTGTACCTTGTGGCTGGCCTTGCTGCTGGATCAATTGTAGCTTGGTTTTGGGTCATCTGA
- the LOC7470750 gene encoding uncharacterized protein LOC7470750 produces MLRTKRKVPSLVDLCVSLAVENVKYLGDVGETDLHLLDRILPHCTLDQLMHIEKSTVGRDLSSVTDKLWKTFYEKQFGERSTDLVIQRMRQKKVSFRWLQLYEAKLKDIAEAENKLAARIRQLYKKEDDRKQSRQVRLCSKVPPSSNKRSFCGGSGPGYNLSNGKSNLMKKAKMDFLKSREVQNIAAMKKNALQRNSSSSSMMKPPGSFPGKSSASSNPMKPRERRF; encoded by the exons atgctAAGGACTAAGAGGAAAGTGCCTTCATTGGTGGATCTTTGTGTTAGTTTAGCAGTAGAGAATGTCAAGTACCTAGGAGATGTTGGAGAAACTGATTTACATCTTCTTGACCGCATCTTACCTCATTGTACATTGGATCAGCTGATGCACATCGAGAAGAGTACTGTT GGACGCGATCTTAGTTCAGTAACTGATAAGCTGTGGAAAACATTTTATGAGAAACAGTTCGGTGAGAGGAGTACTGATCTTGTGATTCAGAGGATGAGGCAGAAGAAAGTTTCATTTCGATGGTTACAATTATACGAG GCAAAGCTGAAGGACATTGCGGAGGCAGAGAACAAATTAGCTGCTCGAATCAGGCAACTATACAAAAAAGAAGATGAca GAAAACAAAGTCGACAAGTTCGTCTTTGCTCGAAGGTTCCACCTTCAAGCAATAAAAGAAGCTTTTGCGGAG GAAGTGGACCTGGCTACAATCTTTCCAACGGGAAGAGCAATTTGATGAAGAAGGCAAAAATGGATTTTCTGAAGAG TCGCGAGGTGCAAAATATTGCCGCCATGAAGAAAAATGCTCTGCAAAGGAATAGCAG TTCGTCTTCCATGATGAAGCCACCGGGTAGCTTTCCTGGGAAAAGTTCTGCATCTTCGAATCCAATGAAGCCCCGGGAGAGGAGATTCTAG